TGACGACAACTGGGCGCTCCTTAGTGGCATGAAGACCAAGCACGGCGCTTTGGGgaaggttgatgatgggggtgccCATGAGGGAACCGAAGACACCACCGTTGCTGATGGTGAAGGTACCGCCAGCCATGTCCTCAATAGTGAGCTTGCCGTCGCGAGCCTGTTAAAAGGGTTTCCATGTTAGGGTCTGAGACTTGCAGAGCTTTTTTGCAAATGGTGATTTTAGACGTACCTTCTTGCCCAGCTCAGCGATGGACCTCTCGATGCCAACAAGATCCATAGCCTCAGCGTTGCGGACAACAGGGGTAACGAGACCCTTCTCAGTAGCAACAGCAACGCTGATGTCGACGTAGTCCCTGTAGACGATGGTATCACCGCCATTGGGACCTTCAATCGAGGCGTTGACGGCAGGAATATCGCGCATGGCAAGTACGGCAGCACGCGAGAAAGCGCTCATGAAGCCAAGTTTGACACCAGTCTTCTTgagaacctcctccttgtACTTGTTGCGGAATTCCATCAGAGCTGACATGTCGACCTCGTTGAATGTGGTCAGAGAAGCGGCGGTGTTTTGAGACTGCTTCAAGCGCTCGGCAATGCGAAGACGCATCCGGTTCATCTTGACCTGTTGGGCTTCAGTCAGCAAAAGGGCACGCTTAGCTGGCAGTGTGATTGTGCAAGTATAATCGtaccctcttctcctcgcgGTTGCCCAGAGTGGCGGGCTTCTCAGGGGCGGCCACTGGAGCGGGCTTGCTCTTGGGTTCTGGTGTCTCCTGTTTAGGGGAGGCAGGAGCAGAGGCATCAGGcttgctctcctcctgcttgggCTCGGGAGCCTTCTCAGGctcggccttcttttcgGGAGCCGATTCCTTGGGCTCAGCGGCAGGCTTGTCGCCCGACGGCGCACCTCCAAGCTCGATACGCACGAGATCCTGGCCAACAACGACGGTATCCTCCTCGTTGGCGAGGAACTCCTTGATGACACCGGCCTCAGGAGCATTGACAGCAACATCAATCTGTTGCGTTACGGCACATCAGTTAGACCGGAAGCAAGTGACACAACAGGACTTCGTGGAAGAGTCCTGATGGGCTGGGCTATGCGTACCTTGTCGGTCTCAATGGTCgcaatctcctcatcctgctcaACAAAGTCACCAACTGACTTGTTCCACTGCTTCAGAGTACCCTCGCTGATCGACTCGGCCATTTGCGGCACCTTGACGATCTTGTCAGCATATGTCCGCACATGTTGGAACTGCAGGGGCAGTTGTCGCAGGGCTGTATTGTTGTTGTAGAGCGCAAATTTGGGAGCAGCGCGAGCCGCAAGTCGGAGACCTCTGTACACCATAC
The sequence above is a segment of the Podospora pseudoanserina strain CBS 124.78 chromosome 5, whole genome shotgun sequence genome. Coding sequences within it:
- the KGD2 gene encoding 2-oxoglutarate dehydrogenase complex E2 component (COG:C; EggNog:ENOG503NX9F; BUSCO:EOG09263I7I): MVYRGLRLAARAAPKFALYNNNTALRQLPLQFQHVRTYADKIVKVPQMAESISEGTLKQWNKSVGDFVEQDEEIATIETDKIDVAVNAPEAGVIKEFLANEEDTVVVGQDLVRIELGGAPSGDKPAAEPKESAPEKKAEPEKAPEPKQEESKPDASAPASPKQETPEPKSKPAPVAAPEKPATLGNREEKRVKMNRMRLRIAERLKQSQNTAASLTTFNEVDMSALMEFRNKYKEEVLKKTGVKLGFMSAFSRAAVLAMRDIPAVNASIEGPNGGDTIVYRDYVDISVAVATEKGLVTPVVRNAEAMDLVGIERSIAELGKKARDGKLTIEDMAGGTFTISNGGVFGSLMGTPIINLPQSAVLGLHATKERPVVVNGKIEIRPMMYLALTYDHRLLDGREAVQFLVKVKEYIEDPRKMLL